The window CTGAAAGCTCTGGGCATCGGCAGTTTAGTCACCAGTTCGGCCACGTGGGGGGCTGAGATGATGAGAAACGGGGTCGAGGCCATTGAAAGAACGGTCACAGCTATGAAAAAAGAATACTGATCGGAAGTAAGAATACCTGTGGACGCACCCACTGCGCCGAGGATGAACGAGAACTCACTCACCTGCGCAAGGGACAAGCCCGCCAGAACAGAGGTTCGGACAGGGTAGCCGATTATGTTTATCACAAAGCCTGTGACGGCGAATTTTATTATAATGAGAAGAATAAGGCTGATTATAGTGAGGACGGGTGCGTTCAGCACCACTTCGGGGTTGAGCAGCATGCCTATTGAAACAAAGAAGAATCCTGCGAAGACATCCTTAAAGGGGATAACATCGCCAAGCGCCTGCTGACCGTATCCGGATTCGCTGACCACAATTCCGGCAAGAAACGCTCCCAGAGCCAGCGAAAGTCCTGTTTTGGATGTCATCCATGCAACTCCGAGGCAAACAAGAACCACGGTTATCATGAAAAGCTCACGGCTTCTGGTGGCTGCAACCTGATAGAGCAGTTTCGGAACGAGGAATCTTGCAAAAGCGAACAGCAGCACGACAACGACAACAGCCTTGCCGAGGATTATGCCCACATCTGAAAATTTGCCGCCCTGTCCTGCCAGAAGGGGAACAAGGAGCATCATGGGGATCACTGCGATATCCTGAAAGATGGATACTGCCAGAGATATACGTCCGTAGAGCGAGTCGACCTCGCCTCTGGCGGCAAAAACGTTCAGCATAATAGCCGTACCCGAAACGGCGGCCATCATGCCTATTACCACTGCGGTGTTAAGCTCGTATCCGCCCAGATATGCCGCACCTGTGAAGGCGGCGATACAGCCCGCAACCTGAAGACCTCCGCCGGCAAGAGCCGGACGCTTAAGCGACAGCAGGGTGGACAGAGAGAAGGTTATGCCGATGGTGAACAGCAGAAGAACAACACCTATTTCCGCCATCATCTCCACCTGCTCAACGGCGTGTATCAGCCTGAGACCGTTAGGTCCCACCAGAACGCCTGCAAACAGGTAGCCCATGATCTCAGGTATCTTCAGCTTGCCGCAGATGAAAAGCGCTATGGCGGCAAAAAGGAATATGATGGTGATGTCGGCAAGAATCGGTATCTGCATATAAAATTTCCCCCGTCAGTCAATAATATCCGTATGAAGCTATTAATCAACATAAAATGTTTTATCTTTGCGTTAAAATGTATAGAATGTGTTATGGAGATGATCTGATGAAAATTAAGAGCGGGATAGGTTTTGATGCGCACAGGTTCGCCGCCGGGCGGAAGCTCATCATAGGCGGGGTTGAGATTGAGCATGAACTGGGGCTTGACGGCCACAGCGATGCGGACGTTCTGATACACGCCATTGTGGATGCGGTTGCAGGACCTGCTCTGGGCAGAGATATCGGCAATCTGTTTCCCGACACCGACAAAGCCTACAAAGACATAGATTCGAAGATCCTCCTTAAAAAAGCAGTGGATGAGATACGCCTTGCAGGATACGAGATTTCCAACGTAGATGCGCAGATAATAGCGCAGAAACCAAAGATGGCTCCACATATCCCTGCGATGCGGAAGACCCTTGCGGATGTCATGGGACTTGAGTTTGACGATATAACCATAAAGGCCACCACAACGGAAAAAATGGGATTTACAGGCAGGGAGGAGGGCATAGCCGCCCTTGCTTCGGCGCTGGTTTTCAGGAGGGGCTGATGAAACTTCTTGTTCTGGGCATCGGAAATCTGGTGATGAACGACGACGGAGCGGGTGTTCTGGCTGTTCAGGAGCTTATGAAGGAGTTTCAGGAGACAGAGACCCTGCGGATAATGGACGGCGGAACTCTGGGGCTTGATCTGCTTGTTTATATTGAATGGGCGGACAGGCTGATAATCGCCGATGCGGTGGATTTCGGACTGGAAGCGGGGACGATAGTCTGTGTTGATGGTGACGACATCGATACGGTATTTGAAAACAAACTCTCAGCCCATCAGATGGGTATGAAGGATATGCTGGCAACGGCGGCTCTCATGGGTGTGCGCCCGAAAGAGGTTCGGCTGTACGGCATTCAGACGAAAAGTATTGAGATGGATATGACACTTTCGCCGGAGGTCAGTGCGGCACTTCCCAAGCTGACAGAGCACCTTCGCAAAGAAATATCTGCGCAAATTAAATAGTTTCTGAACTTTTCTGTGATAACATATTCTAAAGGCATGTATATTCAGACGTCAGAAATTCAGGCGAGCATATAATGGATTATAAAATTACGGTTTCTATAGTATATTACGATACTGATTTTAATGTTTTTTCCGAAACGGTGAACAGCCTTCTAAACAGCAGTTGTGTTTCGAGAATTTACATTGTAAACAATTCCGGCGGTGAAATTCCGCAGTATGACGACGGCGGAAGGATAGAGATTATCACACCCGACAGAAACATAGGTTTCGGAGCGGGGCACAACCTGATAATCCGTGACAGATATGACATTCTGGGTGATTACCACCTCATCTGCAACCCCGACGTATATTTTGACGGTGATGTGACACGAAACCTTGCGGTATTTATGGATTCAAACCCGGATGCGGGGCTGGCCGTTCCTAAGGTTCTTTCGGTTAACGGAGAAAATCAGTATGCCGCTAAACTGCTGCCCACCCCTGCCGATCTTGCTGTGAGGATGTTCCACCAGTATCTTCCCGACAGCTTTGTGGAAAGGTTCAACAGGCTTTACGAGCTTCAGGACTACAGCGGCGACAAAAGCCTGCGCACAGGCAATCTTTCAGGCTGTTTTATGTTCCTTCGAAAATCAGTTCTAAAGAAGTCCGGATTTTTTGACGAGAGATTTTTTATCCTCATGGAGGATATTGATTTTTCAAGACGCATAAACACAGCCGCCGGGAGCTATTACGTACCTTCGGTATTCATTTATCACCACAGGGGCAGAGGCTCTTATAAATATTTCAAACAGAGGATGATACACATCAACTCCGCCATCAAATATTTCAACAAGTGGGGCTGGGTGTTCGACAGTGAACGGAAGTCCGTCAACAGATCGCTCATTTCCGTGCTGGGTTCATCCTGATTCCGGCTTAAACATCTGCCCTTGATTGAGATAATTATAAAGTGTAATATTAATCCATATTCCGCTCAGGCGGGCTTATCAGAGGTGATTTTGTGATAGGAATAAAAGAAGTCGCTTCATATTATGCGCCGGACAGGGTTTCCAATTATGAAAGGATGGAGAAGTTCGGCATCAACGAATCTTTCATCGAGAAAAAAATAGGCATAAAGAATGTTAGAGTTACAGACAAAAATATTTCCGCTTCTGACATGTGCGTTCTGGCCTACGAAAACCTTGAAAAGAAGATAAAACTGGACAGGAGCACTGTTGAGTGCCTCATCGTAATAACACAGAACCCTGACTACAACATTCCCCACACGTCGGCAATTGTCCACGGCAAGCTAGATATGCCCGAAAGCTGTGCCTGTTTCGATATATCCCTCGGCTGTTCCGGATTTGTCTACGGTGCGTCCGTGATCAAATCATTTATGGAGGAGAACGGCTTCAGGACAGGGCTGCTGTTCACATCCGACCAGTATTCCAGAGTTATAGATCCTGAGGATAAAAACACATCTCTGCTTTTCGGCGATGCCGCCGCTGTGACACTTTTCACAGATGATCCGGTCTATACACTCGGCAAAATGTCTTTCGGAACCATAGGCAAAAAATATGAAAACCTGATATGCCGTGACGGCGTTCTTTTCATGGACGGTTTTGAGATTTTCAACTTCGCTTCCGGCTATGTTCCGGTGGATTTTGAAAAATCACTCGCCGCAAACGGCATAACAAAAGACGATATCGACTGTTTCATGTTCCATCAGGGCAGTAAATACATCGTTGATACGCTTCGCAAAAAACTGGGACTGCCTCAGGAAAAGGTGGTATTTGACATAGAGGACTACGGAAACACCGTATCTTCCAGCATTCCCGTTCTCCTTGAAAAAGTAATGAACAATGAAGAGATCAAAAAAATATACATATCCGGTTTCGGAGTCGGGCTCTCCTGGGCTTCCGGCGTTCTGAACAGGGTTTAAGGAGCTAGATATGACCGAACAGCAATTTCTGGATGAATTTAAATCCATACTTGACACTGAGTGTGATGTGGAAGCGGGCACAGAGCTTGCCGATATAGACGAATGGGATTCACTTGCGGCTATGTCTCTGCACACCTTCCTTAAGGAGGAGTTCGATTTTTCGGCCAACATAGCGGCTCTTATGGCTCTTAAAAAAGTTTCGGATATCGTTGATCTCGTCAGAGGCAAGCTGTCTTGAGCCTTTTTTCATCCGAAGACATTTTTCTGGTATCGGGAGCCAGCAGAAGCATCGGCAAGGCCATAGCTTATAAACTGCTGGCGGAAGGGGCAAAGGTTGCCGCCATCGCCAGAAGTGCGGAAGGTCTTGAACAGATGAAAAACGAATCTCCCGCACCGGAGAACGTTTTCGTCTATCCTGCCGACCTCATGGATACGGCATCAATAGTCCCGCTTGTGAAGAAGATAGCTGCCGAATGCGGCAAACTGAAAGGAATGGTGCATTGCGCAGGCATTTTGCAGACCATCAGTTTCGGATCTTTGAAAAACAGGGATAAAGAGCTTTTCGAACTGAATTTTCATGCGGGTGCAGAGCTTGCCAGAGGCTTTTCCGACAGGAAAGCCTGTGTCGGCAAAGGCTCCGGTATTGTTTTTATATCTTCAATAGCATCAGAAAAAGCATTTCCGGGCGGAGCGGTATATGCCGCTTCAAAAGGAGCGGTAAACTCCCTTACGGTCTCCCTTGCGGGCGAACTTGCGCCCAGAGGAATCAGGGTGAACGCAGTTCTTCCGGGGTTTGTGAAAACCGATATGCTGGACGAGATGGTTCAGCTGCACGGAGAGGAGATTCTGGCCAGACTGGAGGCTCAGTATCCTTTGGGAATGGGCGAACCGGAAGATGTGGCGGAAACGGTTGCTTTCGTTCTTTCGGACAAAGCAAAATGGATGACAGGTTCACTTATAAAAATTGACGGCGGCGGGACACTTGTATGAGCAGGATTGCGGCATCTGCTGAAATAGCAGACACTGTTAAGATAGGTTGTGATGTTGAGATAGGCGAAAACGTGGTTATCCACGACTACGCTGTGATAAAAGATAACGTCAGCATAGGCGATAACGTAGAGATATTCTCCTTCGCCGTGATAGGCAGACTGCCCAAAAGTGCCGGAGTGACAGCCAGAAAGCTCAGCTCGGATTTCGAGCCTGTGGTCATCGGCAGCGGAAGCGTGATCTCTCCGGGAGCGGTGATATATGCCGGTGTAACAATCGGATGCAACTGCCTCATAGGCGACCATGCCTCTATCAGAGAAGGTGCCGTTATCGGCGACAGATGCCTCATCAGCAGAAATGTTACTTTCAACTACAACGTTACGGTGGGCGAGGGAACTAAGATTCTTGACAACACCCATATCACCGGAAACTGCAAAATAGGCCGGAACGTGTTCATCAGCGCCGGAGTCGTCAGCGTCAACGACAACAATATCGGGCGTGCGGGATACACAGAAGGGGAGATAACAGGACCCACCGTGTGCGACAACGTGTCTGTGGGGGCGGCATGCATTCTTATGCCCTCTGTTGTTCTGGGTGAAAACTCAATCATTTCGGCAGGTTCAGTTGTAAAGAAGAATGTGAAACCGTTTTCAGTGGTTGCGGGCAACCCTGCGAAGTTTATAACGAAGATTCCGGATTATCTGATAACCGAGTGATCAGAACCCCAGTGCGGTCTTCAGAATAGAGATATAGACCTTGCACAGCTTCAATATCATCCGAAGTCTTTTGCTGAAATTCAGAAGTCCTATATTTTTTATTATTGTCTTTGCGGTGTCCTTTTTCAGGCGGATGATCTTTGCCTTGTTTTTGTGCGTGCTTGCACCGTGGACACGGTATCCGGCAACGATCCTGTCATAAAACATCAGACAGTCTGCGGCGGCGGCACGGAAAAAGAAGTCCCAGTCCTCCTGAATAAGCGTTGTGTCATATCGGCCTATGATGTCATAGACCTCTCTTTTCATGATGCACACAGGCCCAACCAGAGACCAGTTGAAAAGAATTTCTGAAACAAGTCCGTTTTCGGTGAAATAGTTATCCTTTTGCCCACGGTAATATTGAAAAATTCCGCTGGGTGAGATTGTTTTTCCTTTATCGTCTATGACTTCTGCATCCGAAACCAGTATCAGCTTATCGCTCTTTTCCAGAATTTCTATTCTTTCGCCTAGGGTATCGTTCATCAGACAGTCGTCACTGGCTATGGGCAGGATATATCTGCCTTTCGCCTTGTCTATGAGTTCGTTCAGCGTCCCTGTAAGCCCTTTGTTCGGTCTTGAGATGTAGTCTATGGCAATTCTGCCGGAATTGAGTTCAACCCATGATGCTATAAGTTCTGCGGTTCTGTCCGTTGAGCCGTCATCTATTATGACGATCTCTTTGTCCGGATAACTGTCCGCAAGGATACTGTCGAGGGTCTGCACCACAAAATTCTCATGGTTATATGCGGAAATAATGACAGAGACAAGGGGTCTGCTGTCAGTATTCATTGACCGTTCTGGCTATGTACAGAATATTCTCATCCGACAGGTGGCTTCCCATGGGCAGGCTGAGAATCTCTTTATGTATGGACTCGCATATGGGAAGATCCAGATGCGCCAGTTCTTTGTATGCATCCTGTCTGTGGGGCGGAACGGGGTAGTGTATCAGGGTGTTTATGCCCCTGTCTTTCAGGAACTTCTGCAGTCCGTCCCTGTCCTTTGTTCTGATGGTGAAAAGATGCCAGACATGGGCGGTTCTGGCTGTGAGCGTGGGCAGAACTATCTTTTCGTTTCTGATGTTCTCCAGATAGAAATGGGCAATACGCCTTCTGTCCTCTATCTCCTCATCCAGATGCGCCAGCTTAACCCTGAGCATGGCCGCCTGAATCTCGTCCAGCCTGCTGTTAAGCCCTTTATATGTGTTTATGTATTTCTCTCTGCTTCCGTAGTTGCCGACAGTGCGGACGATATCCGCCAGTGTGTCGTCGTTGGTGGTGACAGCTCCGCCGTCGCCGAGTGCTCCCAGATTTTTTCCGGGATAAAAGCTGAAGCCTGATGCATCGCCGAGGTTTCCGCTCCTTTTTGTTCCGCAGTATGCCCCATGAGACTGTGCGCTGTCTTCAACAACCTTGAGGCCGTATTCAGCTGCAACAGCGTTTATTGCATCCATATCGCATACCTGTCCGTAAAGGTGTACGGGCAGAATTGCTTTGGTCTTCGAGGTTATTTTCTCTTTCAGTTTTGAAGGATCGAGCAGACAGGTATCGGCTCTTGGCTCCACAGGAACGGGAACGAGGCCGTTTGCCGAAACCGCAAGCATTGAAGCTATGTAGGTGTTCGCAGGAACAAGAACCTCATCGCCGGGTTTTATTATGCCCATTTCCATGTATGCCCTGAATATAAGGATCAGTGCGTCCAGACCGTTTGCGACCCCTATGCAGTGTTTTGTTCCGCAATAGGATGCGAACTCCGCTTCGAACGCTTCCAGTTCTTTTCCGTGGATATACCAGCCGCTGTCGATAACTCTTGCGGCTGCTTTTTTCAGCTCTTCGCCGTATGTTCCGTTGATTGATTTGAGATCAAGAAAACTTATCATATGCTGTCTTTTCCGTTGTTTACATATTCTACAAATCTGCTGTAGTCACGAATGTAGTCATCCTCTTCATAAAGCATGCTGGCGATGACCATCAGCACGCAGTCAGGAGAAAAATCGAACATTTCCCGCCATGATCCGGGCCCAATGTAGAGCCCTTTGTCGGGGCTGTTCAGTTCATATACTTCTCTGGAGCCTTTACCGTTGTCCAGACTGACCTTGCAGCTTCCGCTCACCGACACCAGAATCTGCTGAAGCTCCTTGTGGGCGTGAAAACCTCTGGCGACCCCCTGCTGGGTATCGAAAATGTAATAGACCCTTTTTATGTCGAAAGGGATCTCTTTGCCCGTTTCCAGAGCTACGAGAGAACCCCGTTCATCGCCTAATATCTTAAAAGTTCTGATCGGTTCAGTCATTCAGGCATCCTTCCGTCTGTTTTATTTTTTCCTCAAGATAGTCCAGTTTAACATAGAAATCCGAATGAACGGAGTCTTCTTTTGTTCCGGGTGTGGTGAGAAAATGAATAAGTTTTGTGCCGGAGCACTCTGCCAGAGGCTGAAACACATAATAGTTGGTGGATTTGTGGGATGGGTAAAAATTCACAGCCGAAGACGAATCCCTCATAAAGAGCAGGTTGGTGAACGCCGCTCCGGATGCTCCTGCGATTATCTTTGCCTGAGAGAACAGCTCCACCTGTTCTCTGAAGCTCATTCCTCCGGTCTCCACCAGTTCGAACCCCAGCGAGGCCATGAGCTTCTCGACCTCTGCGTTGTTTATTATTGAGCGCATCTGGTTCGTTCTGCGCTTCATATATATTTTGCGGTGAGGTTTTCCGGATTGGGGAAAATGCTTCATCACGGCGTTTCTGGATATGGCTACGGCTTCGCTGTCCACAAAAAACTCGTAAAGCTCAAGTTCGTTTCTTGTGTTGTCCAGCGAGAGCCAGAACGGGGTGCAGTAGATAATTTCACGGCATCTAACCCTGACCCCTCTCGGCACATATTCTATATTGAAATCCGCATCCACGGCTATTTTCAGCGCTTCAATGCATTGAGGCGGCATTCCCTCATCCAGAAGCACCGTCAGCTTTTTTCCGCCAGAGATCTGCCTGCCTTCGGGTGTTTTCAGAGCATCGAAAATTGTTATCAGTCTGGGCATCTCTTCGGTTAGCCAGTGATAATAGTTTATGGAATGTTCCTTAAGCCCGTGTATGAACAGTGTGTCGGGATTGTCATAGATTTTCAGCGAAGTGTAAAAAATTTCCGCCGACTTTTTGTCGGGGGACAGACTGAATATATCCGGTCGTTTCAGGTCGTGTTTGTCCCTGAACATTGAGAGTTCATAATGAAGAACTTTACCCCCGAAGATAAGGCTGTCTGTGGAACCGACCGCTTCGGCGTTTTTAAACCGGTAAACGAAAACATCAGGCACGCTTCCTGTGAAAGAGGAGAGCCTTGTCTCGCCCTTTTCCGGATCGCACAGAACAGGGGAACCCATTGTGCTTTTGCGGTTGGTTTTTGAATAAAGCAGGTTTTCGTATTCTCCGGCCTGAGCGCAGGAGACTATCAGATGGCAGGAGGACGGGAGTTTTCTTATGGACTTTTTTATTCTGTATTGCCGGATCTCAAAGATTATCGGTGCCAGAAATCTGGCTCTGACAGGTTTTGGGATAAGCAGTCTGTATATTGACTTAACGGCTTCGATTAAAGCTCTGACCATTGATACGGAATTTTTCTGATTTTCCATCAGGACACCGCAGTAATTTCAAATGAGCCGTCTGTGAAGAAGGTCGTGGGGAATCTGTGGCTGCCCCAGACAACTTTAAATGCCGCACAGTTCTCAATAACATGAAGAAACTCGTGTATCTCGTTAAGTATTATAGGAAGCTCAACGGCAAGGGTCAGGGTGTATGCGCCCTGCTTTATGTTCATAACGGAGTTTATCCTGACGACGAACACCGAATCCTTTTTCACGGGCGGAAATACTGCTTTGCTGGCTG of the Seleniivibrio woodruffii genome contains:
- a CDS encoding monovalent cation:proton antiporter family protein, yielding MQIPILADITIIFLFAAIALFICGKLKIPEIMGYLFAGVLVGPNGLRLIHAVEQVEMMAEIGVVLLLFTIGITFSLSTLLSLKRPALAGGGLQVAGCIAAFTGAAYLGGYELNTAVVIGMMAAVSGTAIMLNVFAARGEVDSLYGRISLAVSIFQDIAVIPMMLLVPLLAGQGGKFSDVGIILGKAVVVVVLLFAFARFLVPKLLYQVAATRSRELFMITVVLVCLGVAWMTSKTGLSLALGAFLAGIVVSESGYGQQALGDVIPFKDVFAGFFFVSIGMLLNPEVVLNAPVLTIISLILLIIIKFAVTGFVINIIGYPVRTSVLAGLSLAQVSEFSFILGAVGASTGILTSDQYSFFIAVTVLSMASTPFLIISAPHVAELVTKLPMPRAFRGGYLSEEEKEPEKELIDHIIIAGFGMNGRNTARAAREKGIEYVVIEMNPDTVRREKRNGTPIFFGDASQAAVLEHAALKTARVMVITLPDPIGVRKIVETARRENPTIYIIARTRYLTELEPLKALGANEIVVEEYETSIETFSRVLKKYYISHDEIEALANQIRTEIMGRPGEMISNSTEGTTFADMNIINITVPVGSQIAGKTVRDVDIRFRYRLNLLAVNRGTDTISNPGSDFAIQERDELMLMGEQNDADIFMQAIRQRQ
- the ispF gene encoding 2-C-methyl-D-erythritol 2,4-cyclodiphosphate synthase encodes the protein MKIKSGIGFDAHRFAAGRKLIIGGVEIEHELGLDGHSDADVLIHAIVDAVAGPALGRDIGNLFPDTDKAYKDIDSKILLKKAVDEIRLAGYEISNVDAQIIAQKPKMAPHIPAMRKTLADVMGLEFDDITIKATTTEKMGFTGREEGIAALASALVFRRG
- a CDS encoding HyaD/HybD family hydrogenase maturation endopeptidase, yielding MKLLVLGIGNLVMNDDGAGVLAVQELMKEFQETETLRIMDGGTLGLDLLVYIEWADRLIIADAVDFGLEAGTIVCVDGDDIDTVFENKLSAHQMGMKDMLATAALMGVRPKEVRLYGIQTKSIEMDMTLSPEVSAALPKLTEHLRKEISAQIK
- a CDS encoding glycosyltransferase family 2 protein; the encoded protein is MDYKITVSIVYYDTDFNVFSETVNSLLNSSCVSRIYIVNNSGGEIPQYDDGGRIEIITPDRNIGFGAGHNLIIRDRYDILGDYHLICNPDVYFDGDVTRNLAVFMDSNPDAGLAVPKVLSVNGENQYAAKLLPTPADLAVRMFHQYLPDSFVERFNRLYELQDYSGDKSLRTGNLSGCFMFLRKSVLKKSGFFDERFFILMEDIDFSRRINTAAGSYYVPSVFIYHHRGRGSYKYFKQRMIHINSAIKYFNKWGWVFDSERKSVNRSLISVLGSS
- a CDS encoding ketoacyl-ACP synthase III, with translation MIGIKEVASYYAPDRVSNYERMEKFGINESFIEKKIGIKNVRVTDKNISASDMCVLAYENLEKKIKLDRSTVECLIVITQNPDYNIPHTSAIVHGKLDMPESCACFDISLGCSGFVYGASVIKSFMEENGFRTGLLFTSDQYSRVIDPEDKNTSLLFGDAAAVTLFTDDPVYTLGKMSFGTIGKKYENLICRDGVLFMDGFEIFNFASGYVPVDFEKSLAANGITKDDIDCFMFHQGSKYIVDTLRKKLGLPQEKVVFDIEDYGNTVSSSIPVLLEKVMNNEEIKKIYISGFGVGLSWASGVLNRV
- a CDS encoding acyl carrier protein; this translates as MTEQQFLDEFKSILDTECDVEAGTELADIDEWDSLAAMSLHTFLKEEFDFSANIAALMALKKVSDIVDLVRGKLS
- a CDS encoding SDR family NAD(P)-dependent oxidoreductase, which encodes MSLFSSEDIFLVSGASRSIGKAIAYKLLAEGAKVAAIARSAEGLEQMKNESPAPENVFVYPADLMDTASIVPLVKKIAAECGKLKGMVHCAGILQTISFGSLKNRDKELFELNFHAGAELARGFSDRKACVGKGSGIVFISSIASEKAFPGGAVYAASKGAVNSLTVSLAGELAPRGIRVNAVLPGFVKTDMLDEMVQLHGEEILARLEAQYPLGMGEPEDVAETVAFVLSDKAKWMTGSLIKIDGGGTLV
- a CDS encoding N-acetyltransferase, which codes for MSRIAASAEIADTVKIGCDVEIGENVVIHDYAVIKDNVSIGDNVEIFSFAVIGRLPKSAGVTARKLSSDFEPVVIGSGSVISPGAVIYAGVTIGCNCLIGDHASIREGAVIGDRCLISRNVTFNYNVTVGEGTKILDNTHITGNCKIGRNVFISAGVVSVNDNNIGRAGYTEGEITGPTVCDNVSVGAACILMPSVVLGENSIISAGSVVKKNVKPFSVVAGNPAKFITKIPDYLITE
- a CDS encoding glycosyltransferase, whose amino-acid sequence is MNTDSRPLVSVIISAYNHENFVVQTLDSILADSYPDKEIVIIDDGSTDRTAELIASWVELNSGRIAIDYISRPNKGLTGTLNELIDKAKGRYILPIASDDCLMNDTLGERIEILEKSDKLILVSDAEVIDDKGKTISPSGIFQYYRGQKDNYFTENGLVSEILFNWSLVGPVCIMKREVYDIIGRYDTTLIQEDWDFFFRAAAADCLMFYDRIVAGYRVHGASTHKNKAKIIRLKKDTAKTIIKNIGLLNFSKRLRMILKLCKVYISILKTALGF
- a CDS encoding DegT/DnrJ/EryC1/StrS family aminotransferase; translation: MISFLDLKSINGTYGEELKKAAARVIDSGWYIHGKELEAFEAEFASYCGTKHCIGVANGLDALILIFRAYMEMGIIKPGDEVLVPANTYIASMLAVSANGLVPVPVEPRADTCLLDPSKLKEKITSKTKAILPVHLYGQVCDMDAINAVAAEYGLKVVEDSAQSHGAYCGTKRSGNLGDASGFSFYPGKNLGALGDGGAVTTNDDTLADIVRTVGNYGSREKYINTYKGLNSRLDEIQAAMLRVKLAHLDEEIEDRRRIAHFYLENIRNEKIVLPTLTARTAHVWHLFTIRTKDRDGLQKFLKDRGINTLIHYPVPPHRQDAYKELAHLDLPICESIHKEILSLPMGSHLSDENILYIARTVNEY
- a CDS encoding sugar 3,4-ketoisomerase, translated to MTEPIRTFKILGDERGSLVALETGKEIPFDIKRVYYIFDTQQGVARGFHAHKELQQILVSVSGSCKVSLDNGKGSREVYELNSPDKGLYIGPGSWREMFDFSPDCVLMVIASMLYEEDDYIRDYSRFVEYVNNGKDSI
- a CDS encoding glycosyltransferase family 61 protein translates to MENQKNSVSMVRALIEAVKSIYRLLIPKPVRARFLAPIIFEIRQYRIKKSIRKLPSSCHLIVSCAQAGEYENLLYSKTNRKSTMGSPVLCDPEKGETRLSSFTGSVPDVFVYRFKNAEAVGSTDSLIFGGKVLHYELSMFRDKHDLKRPDIFSLSPDKKSAEIFYTSLKIYDNPDTLFIHGLKEHSINYYHWLTEEMPRLITIFDALKTPEGRQISGGKKLTVLLDEGMPPQCIEALKIAVDADFNIEYVPRGVRVRCREIIYCTPFWLSLDNTRNELELYEFFVDSEAVAISRNAVMKHFPQSGKPHRKIYMKRRTNQMRSIINNAEVEKLMASLGFELVETGGMSFREQVELFSQAKIIAGASGAAFTNLLFMRDSSSAVNFYPSHKSTNYYVFQPLAECSGTKLIHFLTTPGTKEDSVHSDFYVKLDYLEEKIKQTEGCLND